One genomic segment of Terrihabitans soli includes these proteins:
- a CDS encoding glutamine synthetase family protein, whose protein sequence is MSKKKPVKAAASSLRGVANMEEARTWVASRGIEELECVVPDQAGVARGKIMPASKFFNAPAMNLPSSIFHQTIAGEYPDEDVPGAGDPADADLVLEPDFSTLSVVPWASDPTAQLIHDCYHRDGRPIEVAPRQLLRRVIELYTKKGWFPIVAPEIEFYLVKPNTDPDYPLEPPVGRSGRPETGRQSYSISAVNEFDDLFEDIYDYSEAQGLEIDTLIHEEGAAQMEINLRHGAPLELADQVFMFKRTIREAALAHNIYATFMAKPIANEPGSAMHIHQSVRDKAGKNIFSNAKGDPTPEFFAFIAGQQKYLPHVMCILAPYVNSYRRLTKAATAPINVAWGYDNRTTGLRVPPSKPESRRVENRIPSSDANPYLSIAASLAAGYLGMMEGGQPTEPVEGSAHGLDYDLPRGLLEAVALFEESEALEGVFGRSFMATYAAIKRGEFETFMRVISPWEREYLLLNV, encoded by the coding sequence ATGAGCAAGAAGAAGCCAGTTAAAGCCGCCGCCTCCTCTCTTCGAGGTGTTGCGAATATGGAAGAAGCGCGCACCTGGGTTGCATCGCGCGGCATCGAAGAACTCGAATGCGTGGTGCCGGATCAGGCGGGCGTTGCGCGCGGCAAGATCATGCCGGCGTCGAAATTCTTCAACGCCCCGGCGATGAATCTTCCGTCGTCGATCTTCCATCAGACGATTGCCGGCGAATATCCCGACGAGGACGTGCCGGGCGCGGGCGATCCCGCCGATGCCGATCTCGTGCTGGAACCCGATTTCTCGACGCTGTCGGTCGTGCCCTGGGCGAGCGATCCCACGGCGCAGCTGATCCATGACTGCTATCACCGCGACGGACGGCCGATCGAAGTCGCGCCGCGCCAATTGCTGCGCCGCGTGATCGAGCTCTACACGAAAAAGGGCTGGTTCCCGATCGTCGCGCCCGAAATCGAATTTTATCTCGTCAAGCCGAACACCGATCCCGACTACCCGCTGGAGCCGCCGGTCGGACGCTCGGGCCGTCCGGAAACCGGACGCCAGAGCTATTCGATCTCGGCCGTGAACGAATTCGACGATCTGTTCGAGGACATTTACGACTATTCGGAAGCGCAGGGTCTTGAGATCGACACCCTCATTCACGAGGAGGGCGCCGCGCAGATGGAGATCAATCTCCGTCACGGCGCGCCGCTTGAGCTCGCCGACCAGGTCTTCATGTTCAAGCGGACGATCCGCGAAGCCGCGCTCGCCCACAATATCTATGCGACCTTCATGGCCAAGCCCATCGCCAATGAGCCGGGCTCGGCCATGCACATACATCAATCGGTGCGCGACAAGGCCGGCAAGAACATCTTCTCGAACGCCAAGGGCGATCCGACGCCGGAGTTCTTTGCCTTTATCGCCGGGCAACAGAAGTATTTACCTCATGTGATGTGCATCCTCGCGCCTTATGTGAACTCCTATCGCCGCCTGACCAAGGCGGCGACCGCGCCGATCAATGTCGCCTGGGGCTACGATAACCGCACAACCGGTCTGCGCGTGCCGCCGTCAAAGCCTGAATCGCGGCGCGTCGAGAACCGCATCCCCTCCTCCGACGCCAATCCGTACCTTTCGATCGCCGCGAGCCTTGCCGCCGGCTATCTCGGCATGATGGAAGGCGGGCAACCGACCGAGCCAGTCGAAGGTTCGGCGCACGGCCTGGACTACGATCTTCCGCGCGGCCTTCTTGAAGCCGTTGCGCTCTTCGAAGAGTCTGAGGCGCTGGAAGGCGTGTTCGGCCGCAGCTTCATGGCGACCTATGCGGCGATCAAACGCGGTGAGTTCGAAACGTTCATGCGCGTGATCAGCCCGTGGGAACGCGAATATCTTCTGCTGAACGTCTGA
- a CDS encoding NAD(P)/FAD-dependent oxidoreductase, which translates to MAETYYEATAKPLKKLSSLKGKKRTDVCVIGAGFTGLGAALALAERGYSVIVLEQNEVGSGASGRNGGQIHRGLRRDQMELEKRFGRSEAYLLWEIAQDSVKRLDKVLKKYKIDVERHDGHIFPDHRARYVADSHAYVDHLKNRYAYDLAEKLDREEVRALIKSDDYHGGWIDRGGGHLHPLKYARGLARAAVKNGAEIFEHTKALRIDNGKKAKVVTENGEVTADWVLVAGDALMHDLVPMADVRILPIASTIGVTKPLGKKMKKYLTSDMAVADSRFVVNYYKPMDDGRLFFGGGESYSNVHVDDPGSLVRKAMAQIFPDLKDVEFDYAWSGIVGITPTRFPLIRRLAPNVLMAAGYSGQGVSLAPFAGYIMAEAISGTFERFDCLARLPVPSFPGGTALRHPLMILAMLWYALRDRI; encoded by the coding sequence ATGGCCGAGACCTATTATGAGGCGACGGCCAAGCCGCTGAAGAAGCTTTCATCGCTGAAGGGCAAAAAGCGCACCGATGTCTGCGTCATCGGCGCGGGCTTTACCGGCCTCGGCGCGGCGCTCGCACTGGCCGAGCGCGGCTATTCGGTGATCGTCCTCGAACAGAACGAAGTCGGCTCCGGCGCGTCGGGCAGGAATGGCGGCCAGATCCATCGCGGCCTGCGCCGCGATCAGATGGAACTTGAAAAGCGCTTCGGACGCTCGGAAGCCTATCTTTTATGGGAAATCGCGCAGGACAGCGTAAAGCGGCTCGATAAGGTCTTGAAGAAATACAAGATCGATGTCGAGCGCCATGACGGCCACATCTTTCCCGATCACCGCGCCCGCTATGTCGCCGACTCGCACGCTTATGTCGACCATCTGAAAAATCGGTATGCTTACGATCTTGCCGAAAAGCTCGACCGCGAGGAAGTCCGCGCGCTTATCAAATCCGACGATTATCACGGCGGCTGGATCGATCGCGGCGGCGGGCATCTTCATCCGTTGAAATATGCGCGCGGACTTGCCCGCGCCGCGGTCAAGAACGGCGCGGAGATTTTCGAACACACCAAGGCGCTGCGCATCGACAATGGCAAGAAAGCCAAAGTCGTCACCGAAAACGGCGAGGTCACCGCCGACTGGGTGCTCGTTGCCGGCGATGCCCTGATGCACGATCTCGTGCCGATGGCGGATGTGCGCATCTTGCCGATCGCTTCGACCATCGGCGTCACAAAGCCGCTCGGCAAGAAGATGAAAAAATATCTGACCTCGGACATGGCGGTCGCCGACAGCCGTTTCGTCGTCAATTATTACAAGCCGATGGACGATGGCCGCCTGTTCTTCGGCGGCGGCGAAAGCTATTCGAACGTTCATGTCGACGATCCCGGCAGCCTTGTCCGCAAGGCGATGGCGCAGATTTTCCCGGACCTGAAAGATGTCGAGTTCGATTATGCCTGGAGCGGCATTGTCGGGATTACGCCGACGCGATTTCCGCTGATCCGGCGTCTTGCGCCGAACGTTCTGATGGCGGCGGGTTATTCCGGCCAGGGCGTGTCGCTGGCGCCCTTCGCCGGCTACATTATGGCGGAAGCGATCTCCGGCACGTTCGAGCGGTTCGACTGCCTGGCGCGTCTTCCGGTTCCGTCCTTCCCCGGCGGCACGGCGCTGCGCCATCCGCTGATGATCCTCGCCATGCTCTGGTACGCCCTGCGCGACCGGATCTGA
- a CDS encoding sulfate/molybdate ABC transporter ATP-binding protein has protein sequence MNIDVQNVTKNFGAFKALDDVSLKIRSGELIALLGPSGSGKTTLLRIIAGLEWPDGGAVRFDGEDALSLTVKERDVGFVFQHYALFRHMTVYENIAFGLRVRPRNERQPEFAIKQKVEELLHLVQIGSLAGRYPSQLSGGQRQRVALARALAIEPRVLLLDEPFGALDAKVRKDLRRWLRNLHSELHVTSILVTHDQEEALEVSDRVVVMGQGKIEQVGTPSEVYDSPATAFVHDFIGESVALPILGQGKSVSVGGKTIAIDAQGVEGKGRLFVRPHDIEISQPGPNALDGKVLAVRRFGPTHRVDLEVPVDGGKATIEAAVPAGRVPVIGEKVGLIPERYRVFAG, from the coding sequence ATGAACATCGATGTCCAGAACGTCACCAAGAATTTTGGAGCCTTCAAGGCGCTCGACGATGTCAGCCTGAAGATCCGCTCCGGCGAGCTGATTGCTCTGCTCGGGCCTTCGGGGTCCGGCAAGACGACGCTCTTGCGCATCATCGCCGGCCTCGAATGGCCCGATGGCGGCGCGGTACGCTTTGACGGCGAAGATGCGCTGAGCCTGACGGTGAAAGAGCGCGATGTCGGTTTCGTGTTCCAGCATTACGCGCTGTTCCGCCATATGACGGTGTACGAGAACATCGCCTTCGGTCTGCGCGTGCGTCCGCGCAATGAGCGCCAGCCGGAATTTGCCATCAAGCAGAAGGTCGAGGAACTGCTGCATCTCGTGCAGATCGGTTCGCTCGCCGGCCGCTATCCCTCGCAGCTGTCGGGCGGTCAGCGTCAGCGTGTTGCGCTGGCGCGCGCGCTCGCCATCGAACCGCGCGTTCTTCTGCTCGACGAGCCGTTCGGCGCGCTCGATGCCAAAGTGCGAAAAGATCTGCGCCGCTGGCTGCGCAATCTGCATTCCGAGCTGCACGTCACTTCGATCCTCGTGACGCATGATCAGGAAGAGGCGCTCGAAGTCTCCGACCGTGTCGTCGTGATGGGGCAGGGCAAGATCGAACAGGTCGGCACGCCGTCCGAAGTCTATGACAGCCCGGCCACCGCCTTCGTGCACGATTTCATCGGCGAGAGCGTTGCTCTGCCGATCCTCGGCCAGGGCAAATCGGTGAGCGTCGGCGGCAAGACCATCGCCATCGATGCGCAGGGTGTCGAAGGAAAAGGCCGTCTTTTCGTGCGGCCGCACGATATCGAGATCAGCCAGCCCGGCCCGAATGCGCTGGACGGCAAGGTTCTCGCCGTCCGCCGTTTCGGCCCGACGCACCGCGTCGATCTCGAGGTGCCGGTCGATGGCGGCAAGGCGACGATCGAGGCGGCCGTGCCCGCCGGCCGCGTGCCGGTGATCGGGGAGAAGGTTGGCCTTATCCCCGAACGCTATCGCGTGTTTGCCGGCTGA
- the cysW gene encoding sulfate ABC transporter permease subunit CysW: MTLEIQAEALDYTDAVPTVAAPARTARNPRPVRTEPAPVRWAIITIALGFLSLFIVLPLLTVFTQAFSKGWELYIAAITDPDAVHAIKLTLLAAAIAVATNLVFGLVMAWSVAKFEFKGKSFLISLIDLPFSVSPVVAGLIYVLIFGAQGFFGSWFIDHDIKIIFALPGIVLATIFVTFPFVARELIPLMQEQGTSEEEAAISLGASGWQTFLKVTLPNVKFALLYGVLLCNARAMGEFGAVSVVSGHVRGETNTMPLHIEILYNEYQFAASFAVASLLAFLALVTLVLKTILEHRIAEDRR, encoded by the coding sequence ATGACGCTCGAAATCCAAGCCGAAGCCCTGGATTATACCGACGCCGTTCCCACGGTGGCTGCGCCCGCGCGGACCGCGAGAAATCCGCGTCCCGTGCGTACCGAACCGGCGCCCGTGCGCTGGGCCATCATCACGATTGCGCTCGGCTTTTTGAGTCTCTTCATCGTCCTGCCGCTGCTCACCGTGTTCACGCAGGCTTTCTCGAAGGGCTGGGAACTTTATATCGCCGCGATCACCGATCCGGATGCGGTGCATGCGATCAAGCTCACTCTGCTGGCCGCCGCGATCGCGGTTGCGACCAATCTCGTCTTCGGCCTCGTAATGGCATGGTCGGTCGCGAAGTTCGAATTCAAGGGAAAGAGTTTCCTCATTTCCCTGATCGATCTTCCGTTCTCGGTTTCGCCCGTCGTCGCCGGTCTGATCTATGTTCTGATCTTCGGCGCGCAGGGCTTTTTCGGCTCTTGGTTCATCGATCACGACATCAAGATCATTTTCGCCCTGCCGGGCATCGTGCTGGCGACGATCTTCGTGACCTTTCCTTTCGTGGCGCGCGAACTTATTCCGCTGATGCAGGAACAGGGCACGTCGGAAGAAGAAGCCGCGATCTCGCTCGGAGCCTCCGGCTGGCAGACCTTCCTCAAGGTCACGCTGCCGAATGTGAAGTTCGCGCTGCTTTACGGGGTTCTGCTCTGCAACGCCCGCGCTATGGGCGAATTCGGCGCCGTGTCGGTCGTGTCGGGCCATGTCCGCGGCGAGACCAATACTATGCCGCTGCATATCGAAATCCTCTATAACGAGTACCAGTTCGCCGCGTCGTTCGCGGTCGCCTCGCTGCTCGCTTTCCTTGCTCTCGTTACCTTGGTGCTCAAAACCATTCTCGAGCACCGCATCGCGGAAGATCGCCGATGA
- the cysT gene encoding sulfate ABC transporter permease subunit CysT — MTSLSVVRSRAAPKTVIPGFGITFGLTLAWLSLIVLIPLAGLFLKTFELTWDQFIGVVLSTRVLNALKISFGLSLVAAAINTVFGFAVVWALTRYEFPGRRIFDAIVDIPFALPTAVAGIALTTLYAPNGWLGAPLQAIGIKVAYTPLGILIAMIFIGLPFVVRTVQPVLIDLETELEEAAASLGANRWQVITKVVVPTLIPALLTGFALAFARAVGEYGSIIFIAGNLPNVSEIAPLLIIIRLEEFHYADATAIAVVMLVASFILLFIINGLQRWSEKRSAAF; from the coding sequence ATGACATCTCTTTCTGTCGTGCGCTCCCGCGCGGCACCAAAAACAGTGATCCCGGGTTTCGGGATCACTTTTGGTTTAACGCTCGCCTGGCTCAGCCTGATCGTTCTGATCCCGCTGGCCGGGCTTTTCCTCAAGACGTTCGAGCTGACCTGGGACCAGTTCATCGGCGTCGTCTTGAGCACCCGCGTTCTGAACGCGCTGAAAATCTCGTTCGGCCTTTCTCTCGTCGCCGCTGCGATCAACACCGTCTTCGGCTTTGCCGTTGTCTGGGCGTTGACGCGTTATGAATTTCCCGGCCGGCGCATTTTCGACGCCATCGTCGATATTCCCTTTGCGTTGCCCACGGCCGTCGCCGGTATCGCGCTGACGACGCTTTATGCGCCGAACGGCTGGCTCGGCGCGCCGCTTCAGGCCATCGGCATCAAGGTTGCCTATACGCCACTCGGCATTCTCATTGCGATGATCTTCATCGGCCTGCCATTTGTCGTGCGCACCGTTCAGCCCGTGCTGATCGATCTCGAAACCGAGCTTGAAGAGGCGGCTGCGAGTCTTGGCGCCAATCGCTGGCAGGTCATCACCAAGGTCGTCGTGCCGACTCTTATCCCGGCATTGCTGACGGGTTTTGCGCTCGCTTTCGCGCGAGCCGTCGGTGAATACGGTTCGATCATCTTCATCGCCGGCAATCTGCCGAACGTCTCGGAAATCGCGCCGCTCCTGATCATCATCCGGCTTGAAGAGTTCCACTATGCGGACGCGACGGCGATCGCCGTTGTCATGTTGGTCGCGAGCTTCATCCTGCTCTTCATTATCAACGGGCTGCAGCGCTGGTCCGAAAAACGCAGCGCGGCATTCTGA
- a CDS encoding sulfate ABC transporter substrate-binding protein, whose amino-acid sequence MLKKLIASAAVVTLLTVPAFAAELLNVSYDPTRELYVEFNKAFAAKWKKDKGEDLTIKQSHGGSGKQARSVIDGLEADVVTLALAYDVNEIAKKDLIAKDWQSKLAQNSAPYTSTIVFLVRKGNPKGIKDWGDLIKGDVQVITPNPKTSGGARWNYLAAWEYAKRANGGSDEKAQEFVKTLLQHVPVLDTGARGSTVTFTERGQGDVLLAWENEAYLAVNELGADKYEIVTPSLSILAEPTVAVVDKVVDKKGTREVATAYLNYLYSPEGQEIAAKNYYRPRDEAVAEKYKGKFAKVELFTIDQAFGGWDKAQTTHFSDGGTFDKIYTK is encoded by the coding sequence ATGTTGAAGAAACTCATTGCCTCTGCAGCGGTCGTGACCCTGCTGACGGTTCCGGCTTTTGCGGCCGAACTCCTGAACGTGTCCTACGATCCGACCCGCGAGCTCTATGTCGAGTTCAACAAGGCCTTCGCTGCCAAGTGGAAGAAGGACAAGGGCGAAGATCTCACCATCAAGCAGTCGCACGGCGGCTCGGGCAAACAGGCCCGCTCGGTGATCGACGGCCTCGAAGCCGATGTCGTGACGCTGGCGCTCGCCTATGACGTCAACGAGATCGCCAAGAAGGATCTCATCGCCAAGGATTGGCAGTCGAAGCTCGCTCAGAACTCGGCTCCCTACACCTCGACGATCGTGTTCCTCGTCCGTAAGGGCAATCCGAAGGGCATCAAGGATTGGGGCGATCTCATCAAGGGCGACGTCCAGGTGATCACGCCGAACCCGAAGACCTCGGGCGGCGCCCGCTGGAACTATCTCGCGGCTTGGGAATATGCGAAGCGCGCCAATGGCGGCTCGGATGAAAAGGCTCAGGAATTCGTGAAGACGCTCCTGCAGCACGTTCCGGTGCTCGACACCGGCGCCCGCGGCTCGACCGTCACCTTCACCGAGCGCGGCCAGGGCGACGTTCTCCTCGCTTGGGAAAACGAAGCCTACCTCGCCGTCAACGAACTCGGCGCCGACAAGTATGAAATCGTCACGCCGAGCCTGTCGATCCTCGCCGAACCGACCGTCGCGGTCGTCGACAAGGTCGTCGACAAGAAGGGCACGCGCGAAGTTGCGACCGCCTACCTGAACTATCTCTACTCGCCGGAAGGCCAGGAGATCGCTGCCAAGAACTACTATCGTCCGCGTGACGAAGCAGTGGCCGAGAAGTACAAGGGCAAGTTCGCCAAGGTCGAACTCTTCACGATCGACCAGGCGTTCGGCGGCTGGGATAAGGCCCAGACGACGCACTTCTCGGACGGCGGCACGTTCGACAAAATCTACACCAAGTAA
- a CDS encoding phosphoadenylyl-sulfate reductase, translated as MFDLMTAPENAKVKVRASELNGLVSYLPPQEVLRAILAEEFEGGVGVVSSFGTESAVLLHMVAEIDPTTPIVFLDTGMLFPETLAYRDELQKRLGLTDIRVFTPDPEDHARLDPEDMLWSTDVDACCGYRKVAPLAKALEGFGAWINGRKRYHGDTRANLTVVEPDGDRIKVNPLATLDGQEIQSYFIAHHLPLHPLQKLGFSSIGCMPCTSRTAPGEAARAGRWRGSAKTECGIHLSEV; from the coding sequence ATGTTCGATCTCATGACCGCCCCCGAAAATGCCAAGGTGAAAGTGCGCGCCAGCGAGCTGAACGGGCTCGTCTCCTATCTGCCGCCGCAGGAAGTTCTGCGCGCCATTCTGGCGGAAGAGTTCGAAGGCGGTGTCGGCGTCGTTTCGTCCTTCGGCACGGAATCGGCGGTGCTGCTGCATATGGTGGCTGAGATCGATCCGACGACGCCGATCGTCTTCCTCGATACCGGCATGCTGTTTCCCGAAACGCTCGCCTATCGCGACGAGTTGCAGAAGCGTCTCGGCCTCACCGATATCCGCGTCTTTACGCCCGATCCGGAAGATCATGCGCGCCTCGATCCCGAGGACATGCTCTGGTCGACCGATGTCGATGCCTGCTGCGGCTATCGCAAGGTCGCGCCGCTCGCCAAGGCGCTCGAAGGCTTCGGCGCCTGGATCAATGGCCGCAAACGCTATCACGGCGATACCCGCGCAAATCTGACGGTCGTCGAACCCGATGGCGACCGGATCAAGGTCAACCCGCTGGCCACTTTGGACGGCCAGGAGATCCAGTCCTATTTCATCGCGCATCATCTGCCGCTGCATCCGCTGCAGAAGCTCGGCTTTTCATCGATCGGCTGCATGCCTTGCACCAGCCGCACCGCCCCGGGCGAGGCCGCCCGCGCCGGCCGCTGGCGTGGTAGTGCCAAGACCGAATGCGGCATCCATCTCTCTGAAGTTTAA
- the cysG gene encoding siroheme synthase CysG, with translation MRYFPIFIDLKDRPVFVFGGGEPALNKTRLLLKAGARVTVFADDAEAEIKSLAALGKIEIAPVCDPEAVDLSGLAAIVSSAGDPTDSVISRRARALSIPVNVVDRTELCSFITPAIIDRGTVLAAIGTEGAAPVLARRLRAKIEALLPARLGDLADLIGSRRAKLAESAHDVSARRAFWEKIVDGPIGAAALDGRLEDAATALDAEISGRLKDEQRQGVVYLVGAGPGDPELLTLKALRVLQDADIIFHDDLVTPDILDLARRDAERVFVGKRAGQKCVAQRDINTELAASARRGLRVVRLKGGDPFVFGRGGEELEHLEEQGIDVVVVPGITAALGCAAEAGLPLTYRKESARLTLLTAHRAADAEAIDWSGLVRRDTTLAVYMGRATCSVVADGLISAGRDPETPVVVIARGTRPDAHSVAGTLKELPSLVKEVGEGPALLVLGQVVRRSRPWRARLGAAISALSKRSTPAPEKIEGVE, from the coding sequence ATGCGCTATTTTCCGATTTTCATCGATCTCAAGGATCGGCCGGTTTTTGTGTTCGGCGGTGGCGAGCCGGCGCTGAACAAAACGCGCCTGCTGCTGAAAGCCGGCGCGCGGGTCACGGTCTTTGCCGATGATGCCGAGGCGGAAATCAAAAGCCTCGCCGCATTGGGCAAAATCGAGATCGCACCCGTCTGTGATCCTGAAGCCGTCGATTTGTCCGGCCTTGCAGCCATCGTCTCGTCGGCGGGCGATCCGACCGACAGCGTGATCTCACGCCGCGCGCGTGCGCTGTCCATCCCGGTCAATGTCGTCGACCGCACCGAACTCTGCTCCTTCATCACGCCCGCCATCATCGACCGCGGCACCGTGCTTGCGGCGATCGGCACGGAAGGGGCCGCCCCCGTTCTCGCGCGTCGTCTCAGGGCGAAGATCGAAGCGCTGCTGCCGGCGCGTCTCGGTGATCTTGCCGATCTCATCGGCTCGCGCCGCGCAAAACTTGCGGAGAGTGCGCATGACGTGTCTGCGCGCCGCGCCTTCTGGGAAAAGATCGTCGACGGACCGATCGGAGCGGCCGCGCTCGACGGACGCCTTGAAGATGCAGCGACCGCGCTCGATGCGGAAATTTCCGGCCGGCTGAAGGACGAACAGCGTCAGGGCGTCGTCTATCTCGTCGGCGCAGGTCCCGGCGATCCGGAACTTCTGACGCTGAAGGCGCTGCGCGTCCTGCAGGACGCCGACATTATTTTCCACGACGATCTCGTCACCCCGGATATTCTCGATCTGGCGCGCCGCGACGCGGAACGCGTTTTCGTCGGCAAGCGCGCCGGCCAGAAATGCGTCGCCCAGCGCGACATAAATACCGAGCTTGCGGCCTCCGCCCGCCGTGGTCTGCGCGTCGTGCGGCTGAAGGGCGGCGATCCGTTTGTGTTCGGCCGCGGCGGCGAGGAGCTCGAACATCTGGAAGAGCAGGGGATCGACGTTGTCGTCGTTCCCGGCATCACGGCGGCGCTCGGCTGTGCGGCGGAAGCGGGCCTGCCGCTTACCTATCGCAAGGAATCGGCGCGTCTGACTTTGCTTACCGCGCATCGCGCTGCGGATGCCGAGGCCATCGACTGGAGCGGGCTCGTACGGCGCGACACGACGCTTGCCGTGTATATGGGCCGCGCCACCTGTTCGGTCGTGGCCGATGGTTTGATCTCCGCCGGCCGCGATCCGGAAACTCCCGTCGTCGTCATCGCGCGCGGCACGCGCCCGGATGCGCATTCGGTGGCCGGTACGCTGAAAGAATTGCCTTCGCTCGTCAAAGAAGTCGGCGAGGGGCCGGCGCTTCTTGTTCTCGGTCAGGTCGTGCGCCGTTCGCGTCCCTGGCGTGCGCGTTTGGGCGCCGCGATTTCCGCGCTGTCGAAGCGCTCCACGCCTGCCCCCGAAAAAATAGAAGGGGTCGAATAA
- a CDS encoding LOG family protein: MASTAFRLAALDSDFLLGDSTRGVRFLLEYQKAEERLRAWGIRTTIVVFGSARILPGGSDNPDHASAPLPPGAEPRSGASSAHWYEEARSFGRIASQRGGSLHPSDGVLDNVIATGGGPGIMEAANRGAVDAGAPSIGFNIRLPFEQEPNAYSTPDLTFQFHYFAMRKMHLAMRAAALVVFPGGFGTMDELFEILTLRQTEKAPPIPIVLFGRAYWTKVINFQALLDEGMIHKDDLGLFDFAETAEEAWACLVRKGLMIRQTPERDI; this comes from the coding sequence ATGGCCTCGACGGCCTTTCGCCTGGCTGCGCTCGACAGCGATTTCCTGCTCGGCGATTCGACGCGCGGTGTGCGTTTTCTGCTCGAATATCAGAAAGCCGAAGAACGGCTGCGCGCCTGGGGCATACGTACGACGATCGTCGTTTTCGGCTCGGCGCGCATTCTGCCGGGCGGCAGCGATAATCCTGATCATGCGAGCGCGCCGCTGCCTCCGGGCGCTGAACCGCGTTCCGGCGCAAGCTCTGCACATTGGTATGAAGAGGCGCGCTCTTTCGGTCGGATCGCGTCGCAGCGCGGCGGATCGCTTCACCCGAGCGACGGCGTGCTCGACAATGTCATCGCGACGGGCGGGGGTCCCGGCATAATGGAAGCGGCCAATCGCGGCGCGGTGGATGCTGGCGCGCCCTCCATTGGTTTCAATATCCGTCTGCCGTTCGAGCAGGAGCCGAACGCCTATTCGACGCCCGATCTGACATTCCAGTTTCACTACTTTGCTATGCGCAAGATGCATCTGGCGATGCGCGCCGCTGCGCTTGTGGTGTTCCCGGGCGGTTTCGGCACGATGGACGAGCTGTTTGAAATCCTGACTCTGCGCCAGACCGAGAAGGCCCCTCCCATTCCCATCGTCCTGTTCGGTCGCGCCTACTGGACGAAAGTCATTAATTTCCAGGCCCTTCTGGACGAGGGCATGATCCACAAGGACGATCTCGGCCTTTTCGATTTTGCCGAGACCGCCGAAGAGGCGTGGGCGTGTCTTGTCCGTAAAGGGCTGATGATCCGCCAGACGCCGGAACGCGATATCTGA